A section of the Streptomyces sp. CG1 genome encodes:
- a CDS encoding cytochrome bc complex cytochrome b subunit, which produces MSRAGRRAERLVDAADARLPVLDGGPLLRKAFPDHWSFLLGELALYSLLVLILTGVWLTLFFQPEMREVVYAGPYAPLRGVRMSAAFDSTLHISFDVRGGLLLRQTHHWAALVFVAAIGVHMLRIFFTGAFRRPRELNWAIGLTLFVVSLAEGFAGYSLPDDLLSGTGLRIAQGIMLSIPVVGTYVAFFVFGGQYPAHDIVTRLYPVHILLLPGALIALVAVHLILVVRLKHTQWRGRGRSQGNAVGKPFFPQFTASSGGLALAATGLLVLLSGLAQVNPVWNYGPYRPDQASTGSQPDWYVGFLEGALRLVPPWETNLAGHTLMWNVLLPAIVLPGLLFAVLYAYPFVEQRLTGEWRTERHLCDRPRERPVRTGLGVAGTVFYGVLLLAGGNDIVAQTFRISVNALTWVLRVALIVAPVLAFLVTRWLCRALTAAESERLAEGVPTGEIRQSVTGRYETDHVPVAAFRPGAPRRPLTGARTGTPSRTPRGPESPDR; this is translated from the coding sequence ATGAGCCGGGCCGGCCGCCGCGCCGAGCGGCTCGTGGACGCCGCCGACGCCCGGCTGCCCGTGCTGGACGGCGGCCCGCTGCTGCGCAAGGCCTTCCCCGACCACTGGTCCTTCCTGCTCGGCGAACTCGCCCTGTACAGCCTGCTGGTGCTGATCCTGACCGGGGTGTGGCTGACCCTGTTCTTCCAGCCCGAGATGCGCGAGGTCGTGTACGCGGGCCCCTATGCGCCGCTGCGCGGGGTGCGCATGTCGGCCGCCTTCGACTCCACCCTGCACATCAGCTTCGACGTGCGCGGCGGGCTGCTGCTGCGGCAGACTCACCACTGGGCCGCGCTGGTCTTCGTGGCCGCGATCGGTGTGCACATGCTGCGGATCTTCTTCACCGGCGCCTTCCGCCGGCCCCGCGAGCTGAACTGGGCCATCGGGCTGACCCTGTTCGTGGTCTCGCTCGCGGAGGGCTTCGCCGGCTACTCGCTCCCCGACGACCTGCTCTCCGGGACCGGGCTGCGCATCGCGCAGGGCATCATGCTGTCGATCCCGGTCGTGGGCACGTACGTGGCCTTCTTCGTGTTCGGCGGCCAGTACCCGGCCCACGACATCGTCACCCGCCTGTACCCGGTGCACATCCTGCTGCTCCCCGGTGCCCTCATCGCGCTGGTCGCCGTACACCTGATCCTGGTGGTGCGTCTCAAGCACACTCAGTGGCGCGGCCGCGGCCGCAGCCAGGGCAACGCCGTCGGCAAGCCGTTCTTCCCGCAGTTCACCGCCTCCTCCGGCGGCCTGGCCCTCGCCGCCACCGGCCTGCTGGTGCTCCTCTCCGGCCTCGCCCAGGTCAACCCGGTCTGGAACTACGGCCCCTACCGTCCCGACCAGGCCTCCACCGGCTCCCAGCCCGACTGGTACGTCGGCTTCCTGGAGGGCGCGCTGCGGCTGGTCCCGCCGTGGGAGACGAACCTCGCGGGCCACACCCTCATGTGGAACGTCCTGCTCCCGGCGATCGTGCTGCCGGGCCTGCTGTTCGCCGTGCTGTACGCCTATCCGTTCGTGGAGCAGCGGCTGACCGGGGAGTGGCGGACGGAGCGGCACCTGTGCGACCGACCCCGCGAGCGGCCCGTCCGCACCGGGCTCGGCGTGGCGGGCACGGTGTTCTACGGCGTGCTGCTCCTGGCCGGCGGCAACGACATCGTCGCCCAGACCTTCCGCATCTCCGTCAACGCGCTCACCTGGGTGCTGCGTGTCGCCCTGATCGTGGCACCGGTCCTCGCCTTCCTGGTGACCCGGTGGCTGTGCCGGGCCCTCACGGCGGCCGAGAGCGAGCGGCTGGCCGAGGGCGTGCCCACCGGAGAGATCCGGCAGAGCGTCACCGGCCGCTACGAGACCGACCACGTGCCCGTCGCGGCGTTCCGGCCCGGCGCCCCGCGCAGACCGCTCACCGGTGCGCGTACTGGAACACCATCCCGTACACCCCGCGGACCAGAATCCCCAGACCGATGA
- the lanKC gene encoding class III lanthionine synthetase LanKC — MDKRYEVYALADGHFYDTPDRLAGAGGEPAPLFATARRTVPDGWRAARSGDWLTLTPVDAAGAPLDAPAQGWKIHSSATAANAERIAGVVWDYCVPRRIPFKFVPGPHLLHLRNAKYAARDTSGKFVTVYPADEEQLHRTLRELGALLEGFEGPYILTDLRWHDGPLYVRYGAFARRYVVDERGSLVLAVADSAGRLVPDRRTPSFQVPDWVTLPVFLRPHLEARNTTTVGELPYRIEKALHFSNGGGVYAGTDTRDGRRVVLKEARPHAGLAADGADAVARLEREKAALERVAGTGVVPEVRDWFTLGEHRFLVMDHLAGRPLNSFFAQRHPLLTPDPDPARIAAYTAWALRIHGAVERAVAAVHERGLVFNDLHVFNIMVAEDEQSVYLIDFEAAAPAAENARQTVAHPGFFAPPDRRGADVDRYALACLRLALFLPVTTLFVVDRGKAAHLAEVIAEQFPDVPRAFLDEAVAEITRDIGGGRHARPAPPVVPGDWPYSRDSMVKAILASASPDRDDRLFPGDIAQFADGGGLGLAHGAAGVLYALQASGAGRYDEGERWLLDRTAPPPPGTPLGLYDGLAGVALVLDQLGHHQRALDLIDGILRENWRALASDLHGGLAGLGLVLDRLADTTGEASLRQHAAEAAEILVRRLAEPLPDTPRRRAGLLRGASGPALFLLRRYEQTGDGRCLTAVGEALRRDLDRCVIQEAGGGLEVDEGWRTLPYLGDGSAGIGLVLDDYLAHRDSDSFAQPDGSSPAHRDGDSPGRADSVAFEHARAGILTAATSRFYAQPGLFQGRAGLILHLARSSAPGATPERLEQQIAGLGWFAMDYQGQLAFPGHQMMRLSMDLATGTAGCLLALAAAREGARTAHLPFLPPPPAAPTRGSAT, encoded by the coding sequence ATGGACAAGCGGTACGAGGTGTACGCGCTCGCCGACGGGCACTTCTACGACACGCCCGACCGGCTCGCGGGGGCGGGGGGTGAGCCGGCACCGCTGTTCGCGACGGCGCGTCGCACCGTTCCGGACGGCTGGCGCGCGGCGCGCTCCGGCGACTGGCTGACGCTGACCCCGGTGGACGCCGCCGGCGCGCCGCTCGACGCACCGGCGCAGGGGTGGAAGATCCACTCCTCGGCGACCGCCGCGAACGCGGAACGGATCGCCGGCGTCGTGTGGGACTACTGCGTGCCGCGCCGCATCCCCTTCAAGTTCGTGCCGGGCCCGCACCTGCTGCACCTGCGCAACGCCAAGTACGCAGCCCGCGACACCAGCGGCAAGTTCGTCACGGTCTATCCGGCCGACGAGGAGCAACTGCACCGGACGCTGCGTGAACTGGGCGCGCTGCTGGAGGGTTTCGAGGGTCCGTACATCCTCACCGACCTGCGCTGGCACGACGGCCCGCTCTATGTCCGCTACGGCGCTTTCGCCCGCCGGTACGTCGTCGACGAGCGCGGCTCGCTGGTCCTCGCGGTCGCCGATAGCGCGGGCAGGCTCGTACCGGACCGGCGCACCCCGTCCTTCCAGGTGCCCGACTGGGTGACGCTGCCCGTGTTCCTGCGGCCGCATCTGGAGGCTCGCAACACCACGACGGTCGGCGAGCTGCCGTACCGCATCGAGAAGGCGCTGCACTTCTCCAACGGCGGCGGGGTGTACGCCGGCACCGACACCCGGGACGGACGCCGGGTGGTGCTCAAGGAGGCACGGCCGCACGCGGGGCTCGCCGCCGACGGCGCGGACGCGGTCGCCCGGCTGGAGCGGGAGAAGGCGGCGCTGGAACGGGTCGCCGGGACCGGTGTGGTGCCCGAGGTTCGGGACTGGTTCACGCTCGGCGAGCATCGGTTCCTGGTCATGGACCACCTGGCGGGCCGTCCGCTCAACTCCTTCTTCGCCCAGCGGCATCCGCTGCTCACGCCCGACCCCGACCCGGCCCGGATCGCCGCGTACACGGCGTGGGCGCTGCGGATCCACGGGGCGGTGGAGCGGGCGGTGGCGGCGGTGCACGAGCGCGGGCTGGTCTTCAACGACCTGCATGTCTTCAACATCATGGTGGCCGAGGACGAGCAGTCGGTGTATCTCATCGACTTCGAGGCCGCCGCCCCAGCCGCGGAGAACGCCCGGCAGACCGTCGCCCACCCCGGTTTCTTCGCCCCGCCGGACCGCCGCGGCGCGGATGTCGACCGCTATGCGCTGGCCTGTCTGCGGCTCGCCCTGTTCCTGCCGGTGACCACGCTGTTCGTGGTGGACCGGGGCAAGGCGGCGCATCTGGCCGAGGTGATCGCCGAGCAGTTCCCCGACGTGCCGCGCGCCTTCCTGGACGAGGCGGTCGCGGAGATCACCCGGGACATCGGGGGCGGAAGACACGCCCGGCCGGCCCCGCCGGTGGTACCCGGCGACTGGCCCTACAGCCGGGACTCGATGGTGAAGGCGATCCTCGCCTCCGCCAGCCCGGACCGCGACGACCGGCTCTTCCCCGGTGACATCGCGCAATTCGCAGACGGCGGCGGCCTCGGTCTCGCGCACGGCGCGGCCGGGGTGCTGTACGCACTCCAGGCGTCCGGGGCCGGCCGCTACGACGAGGGCGAGCGCTGGCTGCTCGACCGCACCGCCCCACCGCCGCCAGGCACCCCGCTCGGCCTGTACGACGGCCTCGCGGGTGTCGCCCTGGTACTGGACCAACTCGGCCACCACCAGCGGGCGTTGGACCTGATCGACGGCATCCTGCGGGAGAACTGGCGCGCACTCGCCTCCGACCTGCACGGCGGACTCGCCGGGCTCGGCCTGGTCCTCGACCGGCTCGCGGACACGACCGGCGAGGCGTCCCTGCGGCAACACGCCGCCGAGGCCGCCGAGATCCTCGTACGACGGCTCGCCGAACCGCTCCCGGACACTCCGCGCCGGCGCGCCGGACTACTGCGTGGCGCGAGCGGGCCCGCACTGTTCCTCCTCCGTCGGTACGAGCAGACCGGCGACGGCCGCTGCCTGACGGCGGTGGGCGAGGCGCTCCGCCGCGACCTGGACCGCTGTGTCATCCAGGAGGCGGGCGGCGGCCTGGAGGTGGACGAGGGCTGGCGGACACTGCCGTACCTCGGCGACGGCAGCGCGGGGATCGGGCTCGTCCTCGACGACTATCTGGCGCACCGGGACAGCGACTCTTTTGCGCAGCCGGACGGCAGCTCTCCCGCGCACCGGGACGGCGACTCGCCGGGGCGCGCGGACAGTGTGGCGTTCGAGCACGCCCGGGCCGGCATCCTGACCGCCGCCACCTCCCGCTTCTACGCCCAGCCCGGCCTCTTCCAGGGCCGCGCCGGACTGATCCTGCACCTCGCCCGCTCCTCCGCCCCGGGCGCCACACCGGAGCGGCTGGAGCAGCAGATCGCGGGGCTCGGCTGGTTCGCGATGGACTACCAGGGCCAACTGGCCTTCCCCGGGCACCAGATGATGCGGCTCTCCATGGACCTCGCCACCGGCACGGCAGGCTGCCTGCTCGCGCTGGCCGCGGCCCGCGAGGGCGCCCGCACCGCGCACCTGCCCTTCCTCCCGCCGCCACCGGCGGCCCCCACCCGCGGCTCCGCGACCTGA
- a CDS encoding SpoIIE family protein phosphatase gives MSEGAAISGTRTAPERAEAALETLTSAPATPDRLRRVLEQALVFAGAAFAGVYTPGDDPAQLCLAESAGLPRTLYGLRDSYPVAGGSPVAEAHRTGRPRRLGPAELAGFPEARRTPSADFSMAVLPLGPAGSGCLLAVTGHPAGFGSDDRACLELIARAVAVPLPAAPAGDGGELAPDAFSLAMDSGRIEVGDEILRLFGLGRDGFDGRVETLLGLCVPEDLPALMSVVEADHMSIGDRELDFRILQPSGPPKWLRLRGRLLPGGEGRSARLVGTVVDASTLRSGVTDVARVQRLAAALATAGTVKDVGKAVVAALRRPLQADRIALAELENDRLVVTVLDPPDPEAWPDLWRSEWRTEWPDAPVRDMPTLAAALREGRARIWPAGSPLEPALAEVGPGGLAVLPLPAGGRMAGACLIGWNRPHDFGPDERALLTACAGLAGEALLRAHAFDAEHELVGMLQRTLLPRRLPRLPGAVAVARYLPTTAGLEVGGDWYDVIPLADNHVALVIGDVQGHNAGAATLMGQMRTALRAYATEGHPPDVVVAHANRLLLEMETNLFATCAYVDVDMEQGTAWCVRAGHLQPVLRHPDGTAEIVRAEGGPPLGVLGQADFPMTPLRLLPGTVIALTTDGLVEAPGVDIDAGMDRLAARLAAADPAHLGLVADVLLTGAHRGDDVALLLMRYDGLAVHPLRESWTVWRVPEAVRHARRFTRRTLRTWGISQDTMDAALLVVSELVTNALVHTDGQVRLDMSLVNHRLRLAVADSSPRSPVKPTSIGWEATGGRGILLVEAVSAAWGTLPVSGGKQVWADLVPGG, from the coding sequence GTGAGTGAGGGCGCTGCGATCAGCGGAACGCGTACGGCGCCGGAGCGTGCCGAAGCCGCCCTGGAGACCCTCACCTCGGCACCCGCCACGCCGGACCGGCTCCGCCGGGTCCTCGAACAGGCGCTGGTGTTCGCCGGGGCGGCCTTCGCCGGGGTGTACACGCCCGGCGACGACCCGGCCCAGCTGTGCCTCGCCGAGTCGGCGGGCCTGCCGCGCACCCTGTACGGGCTGCGCGACAGCTATCCGGTGGCCGGCGGTTCCCCGGTCGCCGAGGCGCACCGCACCGGACGCCCGCGCCGGCTCGGCCCCGCGGAGCTGGCCGGCTTCCCCGAGGCGCGGCGCACCCCGTCCGCGGACTTCTCCATGGCCGTCCTGCCGCTCGGCCCGGCGGGCAGTGGCTGCCTGCTGGCCGTCACCGGGCACCCCGCCGGCTTCGGCTCCGACGACCGCGCCTGCCTGGAGTTGATCGCCCGCGCCGTCGCCGTACCCCTCCCGGCCGCCCCCGCCGGTGACGGCGGTGAGCTGGCGCCGGACGCCTTCAGCCTGGCCATGGACAGCGGCCGGATCGAGGTCGGGGACGAGATCCTGCGGCTGTTCGGGCTCGGCCGGGACGGCTTCGACGGCCGGGTCGAGACCCTGCTCGGGCTGTGCGTGCCCGAGGATCTGCCCGCGCTGATGTCCGTGGTCGAGGCCGACCACATGTCCATCGGCGACCGCGAGCTGGACTTCCGCATCCTGCAGCCTTCGGGACCGCCGAAGTGGCTGCGGCTGCGCGGCCGGCTGCTGCCGGGCGGCGAGGGCCGCTCCGCTCGGCTCGTCGGCACCGTCGTCGACGCCTCCACCCTGCGCTCCGGCGTCACCGACGTGGCCCGGGTGCAGCGCCTGGCCGCCGCCCTCGCCACCGCGGGCACCGTCAAGGACGTCGGCAAGGCCGTCGTCGCCGCGCTGCGCCGGCCGCTGCAGGCCGACCGGATCGCGCTCGCCGAACTGGAGAACGACCGTCTCGTCGTCACCGTCCTCGACCCGCCCGATCCCGAGGCCTGGCCCGATCTGTGGCGCAGCGAGTGGCGCACCGAATGGCCCGACGCACCGGTGCGCGACATGCCCACCCTGGCCGCCGCGCTGCGCGAGGGCCGCGCCCGGATCTGGCCGGCCGGCAGCCCGCTGGAACCCGCCCTCGCCGAGGTCGGCCCCGGTGGCCTCGCCGTGCTGCCGCTGCCCGCAGGCGGCCGCATGGCCGGCGCCTGTCTGATCGGCTGGAACCGCCCGCACGACTTCGGCCCCGACGAACGCGCCCTGCTCACCGCCTGCGCGGGCCTCGCCGGCGAGGCCCTGCTGCGTGCCCACGCCTTCGACGCCGAGCACGAGCTCGTCGGCATGCTCCAGCGCACCCTGCTGCCGCGCCGCCTGCCCCGGCTGCCCGGCGCGGTCGCCGTCGCCCGGTACCTGCCGACCACGGCCGGTCTGGAGGTCGGCGGCGACTGGTACGACGTGATCCCGCTGGCCGACAATCACGTGGCCCTTGTCATCGGCGACGTCCAGGGGCACAACGCGGGAGCCGCCACCCTGATGGGCCAGATGCGCACCGCGCTGCGCGCCTACGCAACCGAGGGCCACCCGCCGGACGTGGTCGTGGCCCACGCCAACCGGCTGCTGCTGGAGATGGAGACCAACCTGTTCGCCACCTGCGCCTACGTCGACGTCGACATGGAGCAGGGCACCGCCTGGTGCGTGCGCGCCGGGCACCTCCAGCCCGTGCTGCGCCACCCGGACGGCACCGCCGAGATCGTCCGCGCCGAGGGCGGGCCGCCGCTCGGAGTGCTCGGCCAGGCCGACTTCCCGATGACCCCGTTGCGGCTGCTGCCCGGCACGGTGATCGCGCTGACCACGGACGGCCTGGTGGAGGCGCCGGGCGTCGACATCGACGCCGGCATGGACCGGCTCGCCGCCCGGCTGGCTGCCGCCGACCCGGCGCACCTCGGGCTGGTCGCCGACGTGCTGCTCACCGGCGCCCACCGCGGCGACGACGTGGCCCTGCTGCTGATGCGCTACGACGGCCTGGCCGTACACCCGCTGCGCGAGAGCTGGACGGTGTGGCGGGTACCGGAGGCGGTCCGGCACGCCCGCCGCTTCACCCGGCGCACCCTGCGCACCTGGGGCATCTCGCAGGACACCATGGATGCGGCCCTGCTGGTGGTCTCCGAACTCGTCACCAACGCCCTCGTCCACACCGACGGCCAGGTCCGCCTCGACATGAGCCTGGTCAACCACCGCCTGCGACTCGCCGTCGCCGACTCCTCCCCGCGCAGCCCCGTCAAACCCACCAGCATCGGCTGGGAGGCCACCGGCGGCCGGGGCATCCTCCTGGTGGAGGCGGTGTCGGCGGCCTGGGGCACGCTCCCGGTCAGCGGCGGCAAGCAGGTGTGGGCGGACCTCGTACCCGGCGGCTGA
- a CDS encoding ATP-binding cassette domain-containing protein produces the protein MNSRPDSTASASGRALSRAALRQGGARCAALCAVSTTATATGLLLPALLGHTLDLLLAHAPAARWIGGCAGLVLLLALLDGCAGVFTGTCDAQATAWLRRRLTGHVLALGPRATARFGAGDLVARLVGNAAQAGTAPGALAALLAAFAGPVGGVVALALIDPCLAAVFLAGAPVLALLLRAFARDTTACVADYQRVQGRIAGALAEAVGGFRTIRAAGAEDRETARILAPLPELSRAGHRMWRVQGRAAAQAVTVAPLLNLGVLAVAGLLLARHRLSVGEMLAASRYAVLATGVGALVGQLAALGRARAATGRLAEVLAESAPGHGTGRLPSGNGRLELRAVTALRGGRTVLDGVDLTVPGGTTLAVVGRSGAGKSLLAQLAGRLADPDTGEVLLDGVRLRDLTHGELRRAVAYAFERPALPGTTIEDTIAFGHTAATPAAVRAAARRAHADDFVRRLPEGYATRTADAPRSGGESQRLGLARAFAHGGRLLILDDALSSLDTVTEHRITETLLAAGPDRTRLLIAHRATTAARADRVAWLHEGRVRAVGTHRELWREPEYRAVFGGDGTGGAEAGGGREQTDVCDGRRRTPDSDRSRETRGDMYRTGSGS, from the coding sequence ATGAACTCCCGCCCCGACAGCACCGCTTCGGCGTCCGGCCGTGCCCTGTCGCGCGCGGCGCTGCGCCAGGGCGGCGCCCGCTGTGCCGCGCTGTGCGCCGTGAGTACCACCGCCACGGCGACCGGTCTCCTCCTGCCCGCCCTGCTCGGCCACACCCTGGACCTGCTGCTGGCTCACGCGCCGGCCGCCCGCTGGATCGGCGGCTGTGCCGGCCTCGTCCTGCTGCTGGCGCTGCTGGACGGCTGCGCGGGCGTATTCACCGGCACCTGTGACGCCCAGGCCACCGCATGGCTGCGTCGGCGCCTCACCGGGCACGTCCTGGCGCTGGGTCCACGGGCGACGGCCCGGTTCGGCGCGGGGGACCTCGTGGCGCGGCTCGTCGGCAACGCGGCGCAGGCCGGGACGGCGCCGGGCGCGCTGGCCGCGCTGCTCGCCGCGTTCGCCGGACCCGTCGGGGGTGTGGTGGCGCTCGCCCTCATCGACCCCTGCCTGGCGGCCGTGTTCCTCGCCGGGGCGCCCGTCCTGGCCCTGCTGCTGCGCGCCTTCGCCCGGGACACCACGGCGTGCGTGGCCGACTACCAGCGGGTGCAGGGCCGGATCGCCGGCGCGCTGGCGGAGGCGGTCGGCGGGTTCCGTACCATCCGGGCCGCGGGCGCCGAGGACCGCGAGACCGCCCGGATCCTGGCACCGCTGCCCGAACTGTCGCGCGCCGGGCACCGCATGTGGAGGGTGCAGGGCCGGGCCGCGGCGCAGGCGGTCACCGTGGCACCGCTGCTGAACCTGGGCGTGCTGGCGGTGGCGGGGCTGCTGCTGGCCCGGCACCGTCTGTCGGTGGGCGAGATGCTGGCCGCGTCCCGGTACGCGGTGCTCGCCACCGGCGTCGGCGCGCTCGTCGGACAGCTCGCCGCACTCGGCCGGGCCCGCGCGGCGACCGGGCGGCTCGCCGAGGTACTGGCCGAGTCCGCGCCCGGACACGGCACCGGTCGACTGCCGTCCGGCAACGGCAGGCTGGAGCTGCGAGCGGTCACCGCGCTCCGGGGCGGGCGGACCGTCCTGGACGGGGTCGACCTGACCGTCCCGGGCGGTACCACTCTGGCGGTCGTCGGCCGTTCCGGCGCCGGCAAGTCCCTGCTCGCACAACTCGCCGGCCGGCTCGCCGACCCCGACACGGGCGAGGTCCTCCTCGACGGCGTCCGCCTGCGGGATCTCACCCACGGCGAACTGCGCCGCGCCGTCGCCTACGCCTTCGAGCGGCCCGCCCTGCCGGGCACGACCATCGAGGACACCATCGCCTTCGGGCACACGGCCGCCACACCCGCCGCCGTCCGCGCCGCCGCCCGGCGCGCCCACGCCGATGACTTCGTCCGGCGCCTCCCCGAGGGCTACGCCACCCGCACCGCCGACGCGCCCCGCTCCGGCGGCGAGTCCCAACGCCTCGGCCTCGCCCGCGCCTTCGCCCACGGCGGCCGGCTGCTCATCCTCGACGACGCCCTGTCCAGCCTCGACACGGTCACGGAACACCGGATCACCGAAACCCTGCTGGCCGCCGGCCCGGACCGCACCCGCCTGCTGATCGCCCACCGGGCGACGACCGCTGCCCGCGCGGACCGCGTCGCCTGGCTGCACGAGGGCCGGGTCAGGGCGGTCGGCACACACCGGGAACTGTGGCGGGAGCCGGAGTACCGGGCGGTGTTCGGGGGTGACGGCACGGGTGGCGCCGAGGCCGGCGGTGGGCGGGAGCAGACGGACGTGTGCGACGGGCGACGACGAACGCCGGACAGCGACCGGAGCCGAGAGACACGGGGAGACATGTACCGGACCGGGAGCGGGAGTTGA
- a CDS encoding cytochrome c oxidase subunit 4, with product MRTEAMLFGVVAVFFGGSAALYGVWSGDETGTVALVVACGMAALVAFFCLIQYRRRGTRAQDRADAEVADGAGPVAFFPDESLWPIVTALGFAVTATGVVFGLWLFLIGLGILVRGVYGMVFQYAHR from the coding sequence GTGAGGACGGAGGCGATGCTGTTCGGCGTGGTCGCGGTGTTCTTCGGCGGGTCGGCGGCGCTGTACGGGGTGTGGTCGGGGGACGAGACGGGCACGGTCGCGCTGGTCGTCGCGTGCGGGATGGCCGCACTGGTCGCGTTCTTCTGTCTGATCCAGTACCGGCGCCGGGGGACGCGCGCCCAGGACCGCGCCGACGCCGAAGTGGCGGACGGGGCCGGGCCGGTGGCGTTCTTCCCCGACGAGAGCCTGTGGCCGATCGTCACCGCGCTCGGTTTCGCGGTGACGGCGACCGGGGTGGTCTTCGGGCTGTGGCTGTTCCTCATCGGTCTGGGGATTCTGGTCCGCGGGGTGTACGGGATGGTGTTCCAGTACGCGCACCGGTGA
- a CDS encoding ATP-binding cassette domain-containing protein: MRGSGIPARQACRFLRARWRVLVRLGAWSVLEAGQTFVVGYALAQALDAGFLAGNARTGLLWLGAAGLAVCAGAYGTGRVYGVVAALVEPARDRLVTAVVARGVREADAGALSGLTQQVEIARDTLAGVVMVTRSFLFTAAGALIGLCSLAPLLLAVVLPPLLAGVALFAATLGPLAHRQEAFLAADEALAQELGEVLPGLRDITASGAEKRVADGIGRRTDAELRAARALARWSAARVAALAVGGELPAVLLLLTAPWLLAHDVTPGALVGALAYVTQSLLPALNNLIHGLGTSGSRLTVVVNRLLGQPPEGRAAVSDMRLPPRWGSPLVRAQPRVWESDQPQRTGARRTTAVPPSSYARSALSITSLTFAYGPTSDPILKDLDLTLPAGTHLTVVGPSGIGKSTLTSLITGLLTPQQGTIEAQATVLIPQEAYVHTGTLAENLTLFRDDPVTEPELLAAADLVGLTPLLKRLGGPGAPVEPAELSAGERQLIALTRAYLSPAPLALLDEATCHLDPEAEARAERAFAARPGGTLIVVAHRISSARRADRILVMDGAHTTCGTHEELLRVSALYRDLAGRWTPRPEPLPR, translated from the coding sequence GTGCGCGGCTCAGGAATCCCTGCGCGCCAGGCCTGCCGGTTCCTGCGGGCGCGGTGGCGCGTCCTGGTCCGGCTCGGCGCGTGGTCCGTGCTGGAGGCGGGACAGACCTTCGTCGTCGGATACGCCCTCGCACAGGCCCTGGACGCCGGGTTCCTGGCCGGGAACGCGCGGACCGGACTGCTGTGGCTGGGGGCCGCGGGGCTCGCCGTGTGTGCCGGGGCGTACGGGACCGGGCGGGTCTACGGCGTGGTCGCCGCGCTGGTCGAACCGGCCCGGGACCGGCTGGTGACGGCGGTGGTCGCACGCGGGGTGCGGGAAGCGGACGCGGGGGCGCTGTCCGGGCTGACCCAGCAGGTGGAGATAGCCCGGGACACGCTCGCCGGGGTGGTGATGGTGACCCGTTCGTTCCTGTTCACGGCCGCCGGCGCCCTGATCGGCCTGTGCTCGCTGGCGCCGCTGCTGCTCGCGGTGGTCCTGCCCCCGCTGCTCGCCGGCGTGGCTCTGTTCGCCGCGACGCTCGGACCACTGGCCCACCGGCAGGAGGCGTTCCTCGCCGCCGACGAGGCGCTGGCCCAGGAGCTGGGAGAGGTGCTGCCGGGCTTGCGGGACATCACCGCGTCCGGCGCCGAGAAGCGCGTAGCCGACGGCATCGGCCGGCGCACCGACGCGGAACTCAGGGCTGCCCGAGCCCTGGCCCGCTGGAGCGCGGCCCGCGTGGCAGCCCTGGCGGTGGGCGGCGAACTCCCGGCGGTCCTGCTCCTGCTCACCGCACCCTGGCTGCTGGCCCACGACGTCACCCCGGGCGCCCTGGTGGGCGCCCTCGCCTACGTCACCCAGTCCCTGCTCCCGGCACTGAACAACCTCATCCACGGCCTGGGCACAAGTGGCTCCCGCCTGACGGTGGTTGTGAACCGACTCCTGGGCCAACCCCCTGAGGGGCGCGCGGCTGTGTCCGATATGCGGCTACCGCCGCGATGGGGGTCCCCCCTGGTTCGAGCGCAGCCGAGAGTTTGGGAGAGCGACCAGCCACAACGAACCGGCGCCCGCCGCACGACCGCGGTCCCCCCTTCCTCATACGCACGAAGCGCGCTCTCCATCACCTCCCTCACCTTCGCCTATGGACCCACCAGCGACCCCATCCTCAAGGACCTCGACCTCACCCTCCCAGCAGGCACCCACCTGACCGTCGTAGGCCCCAGCGGCATCGGAAAGTCCACGCTCACCAGCCTCATCACCGGCCTCCTCACCCCACAGCAAGGCACCATCGAGGCGCAGGCAACCGTGCTCATCCCGCAAGAGGCCTACGTCCACACCGGCACCCTGGCCGAGAACCTGACCCTCTTCCGCGACGACCCCGTAACCGAACCCGAGCTGCTGGCAGCCGCCGACCTCGTCGGGCTGACCCCCCTGCTGAAAAGGCTGGGCGGACCAGGTGCCCCGGTCGAACCTGCGGAGCTCTCCGCAGGGGAGCGACAGTTGATCGCTCTGACCCGCGCCTACCTCTCCCCCGCCCCGTTGGCTCTTCTGGACGAGGCGACCTGCCACCTCGACCCGGAGGCCGAGGCACGCGCCGAGCGGGCGTTCGCGGCGCGTCCGGGCGGCACGCTGATCGTCGTAGCGCACCGGATCAGTTCCGCCCGCCGCGCCGACCGGATCCTCGTCATGGACGGCGCGCACACCACCTGCGGCACTCACGAGGAGTTGCTGCGCGTCTCGGCCCTGTACCGTGACCTGGCCGGCCGCTGGACGCCCCGCCCTGAGCCGCTGCCCCGCTAG
- a CDS encoding SapB/AmfS family lanthipeptide, translating to MALLDLQTLESETDSHDGASTVSLLSCVSAASILLCL from the coding sequence ATGGCACTTCTCGACCTGCAGACCCTCGAGTCAGAGACGGACAGCCACGACGGTGCGAGCACGGTGAGCCTGCTCTCCTGTGTCTCCGCGGCGAGCATTCTGCTCTGTCTCTGA